The following proteins are encoded in a genomic region of Dasypus novemcinctus isolate mDasNov1 chromosome 3, mDasNov1.1.hap2, whole genome shotgun sequence:
- the LOC101423372 gene encoding LOW QUALITY PROTEIN: alpha-1-antiproteinase 2 (The sequence of the model RefSeq protein was modified relative to this genomic sequence to represent the inferred CDS: inserted 4 bases in 4 codons; deleted 2 bases in 1 codon; substituted 4 bases at 4 genomic stop codons) yields the protein MPSSISXGFLLLGGLCCVVPSSLPEGXSGDATQGMDTSKHEEMTNXASHKIAPNLAHFTFSLYHAIAHENHTINIFXPVSIATAMTMVILGVKGDIDTHFFEGLQFNLTQVSEMEIHTNFQHLFYTLNKLDNQLQLTMDNGLFLNQSLKEVSKFLEDVKKLSHSKAFSVIFRDTKEIKKQINTXMEKPSQRKYVFDLVKELDKNKLLFLVNYIFFLGKWKKPFESEHTQEGEFHRDXDSNVTEPMMSCLGMFELYXXDMISCRVLLMDYLGNSMAFFILPNPGKMQHLEATLTKEHLSKLEKAFHKKVDSGS from the exons ATGCCATCTTCCATCTCTTGAGGTTTTCTCCTGCTGGGAGGCCTGTGCTGTGTGGTCCCCAGCTCCCTGCCTGAGG TCTCAGGAGATGCCACCCAGGGGATGGACACATCCAAGCATGAAGAGATGACTA TGGCCAGTCACAAGATTGCCCCAAACCTGGCCCACTTCACCTTTAGCCTGTACCATGCAATAGCTCATGAGAACCACACCATCAACATCT TCCCTGTGAGCATTGCCACTGCGATGACCATGGTCATCCTGGGTGTGAAGGGTGACATTGACACCCATTTCTTTGAAGGCCTGCAGTTCAACCTCACACAGGTGTCAGAGATGGAGATTCACACCAACTTTCAGCATCTGTTCTACACCCTCAACAAGTTAGACAACCAGCTTCAGCTGACCATGGACAATGGGCTGTTCCTCAACCAGAGTCTAAAGGAAGTGTCTAAGTTTTTGGAGGATGTCAAGAAATTGTCCCATTCAAAAGCCTTCTCTGTCATCTTCAGGGATACTAAGGAGATCAAAAAACAGATCAACACGTAAATGGAAAAACCAAGCCAAAGAAAATATGTG TTTGATTTGGTCAAAGAGCTTGACAAAAACAAACTTTTGTTTCTGGTAAATTACATTTT CTTCCTTG GGAAATGGAAGAAACCCTTTGAATCTGAGCATACCCAGGAAGGAGAATTCCATAGGG GGGACAGCAATGTCACTGAGCCCATGATGTCCTGCTTGGGCATGTTTGAACTGTACTAATGAGACATGATCTCATGCAGGGTGCTGCTGATGGACTACCTGGGCAATTCCATGGCCTTCTTCATTCTGCCCAACCCAGGAAAGATGCAGCACTTGGAGGCCACACTCACCAAGGAGCACCTCTCCAAGTTGGAGAAAGCATTTCACAAG